The following are encoded together in the Anaerolineae bacterium genome:
- a CDS encoding glycine--tRNA ligase, whose translation MEKLTSLCKRRGFIFQSSEIYGGIGGFWDYGPLGVELKRNIREAWWRDMVTGHDDLTVPSGAPAAYAMVGLDCSIIMHPQVWKVSGHYDMFHDMLVDCRTKGCKARFRADHLTTSQCPLKPSKQPGQHNQCNLTEPREFNLMFKTNVGALFDPSSEAFLRPETAQGIFINFKNVLDTTRLKIPFGIAQIGKSFRNEITPRNYTFRSREFEQMEIEFFCRPDQSPQWYTYWRDRRFAWYTALGLKSEKLRLRDHDPAELSHYSCGTADIEYAFPFLPPGEFGELEGIAHRGDFDLRSHMEGKLVRQGDDFIVERDEQGRPRYPGSGKDLSYFDDQAKERFIPHVIEPSAGADRAALAFLCEAYTEDAIEDSQGKPQPRVVMKLHPRLAPIKVAVLPLVKRDGMPEIAQDIYRALKRRWNVFYDETSSVGRRYRRQDESGTPFCVTVDSQTLVNQTVTLRERDTTRQERVAINDLEGIIHKQIEAD comes from the coding sequence ATGGAAAAACTAACCTCACTCTGTAAACGACGTGGTTTCATTTTTCAATCCAGCGAGATTTACGGCGGGATTGGCGGCTTCTGGGATTACGGCCCGTTGGGCGTGGAGCTGAAACGGAATATCAGAGAAGCCTGGTGGCGAGATATGGTTACCGGGCACGACGACCTGACCGTGCCATCCGGCGCCCCTGCCGCTTATGCCATGGTCGGTCTTGACTGTAGCATTATCATGCATCCCCAGGTATGGAAGGTAAGCGGTCACTATGATATGTTTCACGATATGCTGGTAGACTGCCGTACCAAAGGTTGCAAGGCCAGGTTTCGGGCCGACCACCTGACCACCAGTCAATGCCCCCTCAAACCCAGCAAACAGCCGGGCCAGCATAATCAATGTAACCTGACCGAACCCCGCGAATTCAATCTTATGTTCAAAACCAACGTAGGCGCGCTGTTTGACCCATCGTCTGAAGCGTTCCTGCGGCCCGAAACCGCCCAGGGAATTTTTATAAACTTCAAGAATGTACTGGATACAACCCGCCTTAAAATACCCTTTGGCATTGCTCAAATAGGAAAAAGTTTTCGGAATGAAATCACTCCCAGGAACTACACCTTCCGTTCCCGAGAGTTTGAGCAGATGGAGATAGAATTTTTTTGCCGGCCCGACCAATCTCCTCAATGGTACACCTACTGGCGAGACCGGCGATTTGCCTGGTATACGGCCTTGGGCCTGAAAAGCGAAAAACTGCGCCTGCGCGACCATGACCCGGCTGAACTGAGCCACTACAGTTGCGGCACCGCCGACATTGAATATGCCTTTCCATTTCTACCGCCAGGCGAATTTGGGGAATTGGAGGGCATTGCTCACAGAGGTGATTTTGATTTAAGAAGCCACATGGAAGGAAAATTGGTGCGTCAAGGTGATGATTTTATCGTTGAACGCGACGAGCAGGGTCGTCCCCGCTACCCTGGCAGCGGCAAAGATTTGAGCTATTTTGATGACCAGGCCAAAGAACGATTTATTCCCCATGTAATTGAACCCTCAGCCGGGGCCGACCGGGCCGCGCTGGCCTTTTTGTGCGAGGCGTATACGGAAGATGCAATTGAAGATAGCCAGGGTAAGCCTCAGCCGCGGGTGGTTATGAAACTCCATCCCCGCCTGGCGCCCATAAAGGTGGCCGTTTTGCCTTTGGTGAAACGAGACGGGATGCCGGAAATTGCCCAGGATATTTATCGAGCCTTAAAACGGCGTTGGAATGTGTTTTATGATGAAACAAGTTCCGTTGGCCGGCGTTATCGCCGTCAGGACGAATCCGGCACGCCTTTTTGCGTTACCGTAGACAGCCAAACCTTAGTTAATCAAACCGTGACCCTGCGCGAACGCGATACCACGCGGCAGGAGCGGGTCGCCATTAACGATTTAGAGGGCATTATCCACAAGCAGATCGAAGCAGATTGA
- a CDS encoding 50S ribosomal protein L25, with amino-acid sequence MESLELKAEVREISGSHVKHLRRDGLVPAVLYGRDTAATLLQIEAKALGKVLKEAGTHQLISLQVGKHKPLMTLARDIQRDIIKHHYLHVDFYAVKMDEKVTAQVPLILEGIAPAVKEKGGVLTQGLDEIEIECLPSDLLSAISVNIDGLTEYNETLTVADLVVPSSVTILSDPDSMVVKIEPPRLEEEEEEEITEVSAEPEVIGETREKVEEEE; translated from the coding sequence ATGGAATCTCTTGAGTTAAAGGCAGAAGTACGTGAGATAAGCGGCAGCCATGTTAAGCATTTGCGCCGGGATGGGTTGGTGCCTGCTGTTCTATATGGTCGAGACACGGCTGCCACTTTGCTGCAAATTGAAGCAAAAGCGCTGGGCAAGGTTTTAAAAGAGGCCGGTACGCACCAACTCATTTCGTTGCAGGTGGGCAAGCATAAACCCCTGATGACTCTGGCCCGGGATATTCAACGAGACATTATTAAACATCATTACTTACACGTTGACTTTTATGCCGTGAAAATGGACGAAAAGGTCACAGCCCAGGTGCCGTTGATTCTAGAAGGGATTGCGCCGGCGGTGAAGGAAAAAGGTGGGGTTTTGACCCAGGGTCTGGATGAAATTGAAATTGAATGTCTGCCCTCAGACCTGCTCTCGGCTATTTCCGTTAACATAGACGGCTTAACCGAGTATAACGAAACCCTGACCGTGGCCGATTTGGTGGTACCCAGTTCTGTCACTATCCTGTCTGATCCCGACTCAATGGTGGTTAAGATTGAACCGCCGCGGTTAGAGGAAGAAGAGGAAGAGGAAATCACCGAAGTTAGCGCCGAACCGGAAGTGATTGGCGAGACCAGGGAAAAAGTGGAAGAAGAGGAATAA
- a CDS encoding aminotransferase class IV: MIFDYAILNGALLPVGQAQIPIFNKALFSSFGVYETVKVDRGRPFYLEEYLCRLFNSARMIELDLGVEVDTLAGWFRTLLRTDPQATWTMRVLALGDVGDGVGPIIGMWPEPLPIYPASLYREGSAAILYQGRRAIPACKSLNTLVNYLARRAAVRVGALEGLLYHDGHLTEGARSNIFAVCQGQLMTPPSATVLSGITRDVILQVMADSAWPVVETSVPVEVSLYDELFISSTSMHVIPVTQIEGQPVGDGRVGPVTQIVMERFAAHYRQTMDLIAG, encoded by the coding sequence ATGATTTTTGACTACGCTATCCTCAACGGCGCACTCTTGCCGGTTGGCCAGGCTCAAATTCCCATTTTCAACAAGGCCCTGTTTTCCAGCTTTGGGGTTTATGAAACGGTGAAGGTTGACCGGGGCCGCCCTTTTTATCTGGAGGAGTACCTCTGCCGTTTGTTCAATTCAGCCCGGATGATCGAATTGGATTTGGGCGTTGAAGTTGATACCCTGGCCGGCTGGTTTCGGACCTTGCTCCGCACGGATCCCCAGGCTACCTGGACGATGCGGGTCCTGGCCCTGGGTGATGTTGGGGATGGCGTCGGTCCAATTATTGGCATGTGGCCGGAACCTTTACCCATTTACCCTGCTTCACTTTACCGTGAAGGCTCAGCCGCTATTTTGTATCAAGGCCGGCGAGCCATCCCCGCTTGCAAAAGCCTGAATACGCTGGTCAATTATTTGGCTCGTCGCGCCGCCGTCCGGGTTGGGGCCTTGGAGGGGCTGCTTTACCACGACGGTCATCTGACCGAAGGCGCGCGCAGCAATATCTTTGCCGTTTGCCAGGGGCAACTGATGACGCCGCCGTCCGCAACGGTGCTTTCCGGCATTACCCGTGATGTGATTTTACAGGTGATGGCGGACTCGGCCTGGCCGGTGGTTGAAACATCGGTTCCGGTAGAGGTATCCTTGTACGACGAGTTATTTATCAGCAGCACCAGCATGCACGTGATACCCGTTACCCAAATTGAGGGGCAGCCGGTGGGCGATGGCCGGGTAGGGCCGGTTACCCAAATAGTGATGGAGCGGTTTGCCGCCCACTATCGCCAGACCATGGACCTGATTGCCGGTTGA
- a CDS encoding SDR family NAD(P)-dependent oxidoreductase produces the protein MTPENRVVILTGATQGIGRAAAYVLAGAGCKLALAARDGAVLQELAAELAAAGRPAIPIPTDMGDPTQAAALASKTAAAFGGIDVVINNAAIGVRDSVLDFREEEARRVMDVNYFGPLALIRAALPYLKANSRGGLIINISSIVGRRAMPGIAGYCASKAALEKMAESLRVELKADNVRVSTVYPGVTATSFNDHSLGSSQAGRGRMSGVPPERVARAILKTIRREQRDVFITLFDRTFVAASLFWPGLMDRLLSRRWVGS, from the coding sequence ATGACTCCTGAAAATCGGGTGGTTATCCTTACCGGCGCTACCCAAGGTATAGGTCGAGCTGCGGCTTATGTGCTGGCCGGGGCCGGTTGTAAGCTGGCGCTGGCCGCTCGCGATGGGGCGGTGTTGCAAGAATTGGCGGCGGAATTGGCTGCGGCCGGCCGACCGGCCATCCCCATCCCCACCGATATGGGCGACCCGACCCAGGCTGCCGCTTTGGCCTCCAAAACAGCAGCGGCTTTTGGCGGAATTGACGTGGTTATTAATAATGCGGCCATTGGCGTGCGCGATAGCGTACTTGATTTCCGGGAAGAAGAGGCTCGCCGGGTGATGGACGTGAACTACTTTGGCCCGCTGGCCTTGATTCGGGCCGCTTTGCCTTACCTCAAAGCTAATTCCCGGGGCGGCCTGATCATCAATATTTCGTCCATTGTGGGGCGACGGGCCATGCCGGGTATCGCGGGCTATTGCGCCAGCAAAGCCGCGCTGGAAAAAATGGCCGAAAGCCTGCGGGTCGAGCTAAAGGCGGACAACGTCCGGGTCAGCACGGTATACCCTGGTGTTACGGCCACTAGCTTTAACGACCATTCGTTGGGAAGCAGCCAGGCCGGGCGAGGACGCATGTCGGGTGTGCCCCCGGAGCGGGTAGCCCGGGCCATTTTAAAAACCATTCGCCGCGAGCAGCGCGACGTGTTTATTACTTTGTTTGACCGGACGTTTGTCGCGGCCAGTCTGTTTTGGCCGGGGCTGATGGACCGGCTATTGAGTAGACGTTGGGTTGGCTCATGA
- a CDS encoding 2-hydroxyacid dehydrogenase, with translation MKVAMFSTKGYDRRSFEEVNHKFGHELTFFEPRLTPDTASLAEGHQAVCVFVNDEVNEAAVQKLAAGGVKVIATRSAGYNHIDLEAAEALDICVVRVPAYSPSAVSEFTIGLILTLGRQIHRAYNRVRDNNFELEGLRGFELREKTVGVFGTGRIGAAVIKNLSGFGCRILAYDVYQNSEVENLAEYVDDPLDMIRQADILTFHMPLTPDTYHIINAETMQYLKDGVFIVNTSRGALLDTKAVIEGLKSGKIGYLAIDVYEVESDLFFRDLSNEIVTDDVFARLLTFPNVLVTGHQAFLTDRALYNIAQTTLNNITEFEQNCECKNTITMDKVRG, from the coding sequence ATGAAAGTGGCTATGTTCAGCACCAAAGGTTACGACCGGCGCTCATTTGAAGAAGTGAACCATAAATTTGGTCACGAACTGACCTTTTTTGAGCCGCGTTTAACGCCCGATACCGCCTCGTTGGCCGAAGGGCATCAGGCGGTCTGCGTATTTGTCAATGACGAGGTGAATGAGGCCGCCGTTCAAAAATTGGCCGCCGGTGGGGTCAAAGTTATTGCCACCCGCAGCGCGGGCTACAATCACATTGACCTGGAAGCGGCCGAAGCGTTAGACATTTGTGTGGTGCGCGTGCCGGCCTACTCGCCCAGCGCGGTGTCCGAGTTTACCATAGGTTTGATTCTAACCCTGGGCCGCCAGATCCACCGGGCCTATAATCGCGTCCGCGATAATAATTTTGAATTGGAAGGCTTGCGCGGGTTTGAACTACGTGAAAAAACCGTGGGCGTTTTTGGCACGGGCAGAATTGGCGCGGCTGTTATCAAAAACCTGAGCGGCTTTGGCTGCCGGATTTTGGCCTACGATGTTTATCAAAACTCGGAGGTGGAGAATTTGGCCGAATACGTGGACGACCCCCTGGACATGATCAGGCAGGCCGATATTCTCACCTTCCACATGCCCCTCACCCCGGATACCTACCACATCATTAACGCCGAAACAATGCAATATCTTAAAGATGGGGTGTTCATTGTCAATACCAGCCGCGGCGCTTTGCTGGATACCAAAGCCGTGATCGAGGGGTTAAAATCCGGCAAAATCGGCTATCTGGCCATTGACGTTTACGAAGTTGAAAGCGACTTGTTCTTCCGCGACCTGTCTAACGAAATTGTCACCGACGATGTGTTTGCCCGCTTGTTGACCTTCCCCAACGTGTTGGTCACGGGCCACCAGGCTTTTTTAACCGACCGGGCGCTCTACAATATTGCCCAAACCACCTTAAACAACATCACCGAATTTGAGCAAAACTGCGAGTGTAAAAATACCATTACTATGGACAAAGTCAGGGGTTGA
- a CDS encoding CYTH domain-containing protein: MATKNIETEAKFIIPDWATFAALQQLNKLGDFSINPIGVKEVVDRYLDTADKRIYQAGFTCRIREAKGRQLLSLKSLARARGELHRRQEIEMEVDTDQPRCWAEGEAKSLVWGIIGDAPLQTLFTLYQVRHKFHVYCQQQLVIELSLDKVSLPQAALDYLGLEAELIEAGTEANLARFTKMLQARWPLAADAQSKFERALATLPPGK; this comes from the coding sequence ATGGCTACCAAAAATATAGAAACAGAAGCAAAATTCATTATTCCTGATTGGGCCACCTTTGCGGCGCTCCAGCAATTAAACAAACTGGGTGATTTCTCAATAAACCCTATTGGGGTCAAGGAGGTTGTTGATCGTTATCTGGACACGGCGGATAAACGAATCTACCAGGCCGGTTTTACCTGCCGGATCAGGGAGGCAAAAGGCCGGCAGCTTTTGAGTTTAAAATCGCTGGCAAGGGCCAGGGGTGAGCTTCATCGCCGGCAGGAAATAGAGATGGAAGTGGACACCGATCAACCCCGGTGCTGGGCTGAGGGTGAGGCTAAAAGTTTGGTCTGGGGCATTATCGGCGACGCCCCCCTGCAAACGCTGTTTACCCTGTATCAAGTACGACACAAATTTCACGTCTATTGCCAACAGCAACTCGTCATCGAGCTAAGTTTGGATAAGGTGTCGTTGCCCCAGGCGGCCCTTGATTACCTGGGGTTGGAAGCGGAACTCATTGAGGCCGGCACAGAAGCCAATTTGGCCCGCTTTACCAAAATGCTGCAAGCGCGCTGGCCCTTAGCAGCCGATGCGCAAAGTAAGTTTGAACGCGCGCTGGCTACCCTGCCCCCAGGCAAATGA
- a CDS encoding S1 RNA-binding domain-containing protein, whose product MSDQEMILTEETTDATAVSSAASVDPEVVTEVEETGQEAAPAAAVEATAAPSTEQTTTELLTIDTLRIGQRLVGTVKNITDFGAFVDVGIPQDGLVHISKLAKWKVEKVTDVVSQGQEVEVWVKKVDKKRGRLSLTMIKPVSLRLRDIKEGDQLEGRVARLEPYGAFIDIGSEREGLVHISQISHDYIKHPEEVLAVDNQVTVQVLKVDRKKRQVDLSIKALLAPPPEKIKEPEPVVEVVEEVPAEAADEPSLTAMAIAYTALQDKQRSTKEEGKKTAVKSKQPQSEMDEIISRTLANRG is encoded by the coding sequence ATGAGTGACCAAGAGATGATTTTAACAGAGGAGACAACTGACGCCACGGCTGTATCCTCTGCAGCCTCTGTTGATCCTGAGGTGGTAACAGAAGTTGAAGAAACAGGACAAGAGGCGGCTCCTGCGGCGGCAGTAGAGGCAACAGCCGCACCATCAACTGAACAGACAACTACTGAGTTGCTGACGATTGACACGTTGCGCATAGGCCAACGCCTGGTAGGCACGGTCAAAAACATTACCGATTTTGGAGCTTTTGTTGACGTTGGGATTCCCCAAGATGGCCTCGTTCACATTTCCAAACTGGCCAAGTGGAAAGTGGAGAAGGTGACCGATGTCGTTAGCCAGGGCCAAGAGGTGGAAGTGTGGGTTAAAAAAGTGGATAAAAAACGGGGTCGTCTTAGCCTGACCATGATTAAGCCCGTTTCCCTTAGATTGCGAGACATAAAAGAAGGCGACCAATTAGAGGGTAGAGTGGCCCGGCTTGAACCTTACGGCGCGTTTATTGATATTGGCAGTGAACGGGAAGGCTTGGTGCATATTTCTCAGATTAGCCACGACTACATTAAACATCCTGAAGAAGTATTGGCCGTTGACAACCAAGTAACCGTCCAGGTTTTAAAGGTGGACCGCAAAAAACGACAGGTTGACCTGTCCATTAAGGCCCTCTTGGCGCCTCCGCCAGAAAAAATAAAAGAGCCGGAGCCGGTGGTTGAAGTGGTAGAGGAAGTGCCAGCCGAAGCAGCGGACGAACCCTCGCTCACGGCAATGGCTATTGCTTACACGGCCTTACAAGATAAGCAACGATCCACCAAAGAGGAAGGCAAAAAAACGGCTGTCAAAAGCAAACAGCCGCAAAGTGAAATGGATGAAATTATCTCGCGCACCCTGGCCAATCGCGGGTAG
- the mazG gene encoding nucleoside triphosphate pyrophosphohydrolase, with the protein MPAGIIIVGLGPGDSQHWTQAAATILHQADKIYLRTSHHPSLANITAQTHSFDDLFGEKDFDQTLNQIAAEIVRQGQRDGAVVYAVPGHPEIDEPSVPHILALAKTKQIPVTVVPGLSLLDAARAVLKLPGRLQIVEAAEVARLHHPPLAPDHPALIMRLHRPSLAVKVKQTLLNVYPDDLVVTLIQFTGAQAGQKQPLELVKNNSSALSASDKPQEQNYLHTRSLPLAELERHIPFDGQTILYLPADAANASFTTLQETVAHLRAPEEGCPWDQKQTHQSLRPFLLEETYEVLETLDANEPMALAEELGDLLLQIMLHTQIATDTGEFKMGTVIDHINCKLVRRHPHVFGRVVVKGAEEVAVNWEAIKQAEKNAKGQPAQAPSALDGVPPALPALTQALSISKRAVRAGFEWPNIEGVLEHLIEEAREVTEANNPIHLEAEIGDLLFSLVNLARWRNIDPESALRGTNARFTRRFKKMEALAAEKDKNLPDLSPTEMQTLWNEAKRYES; encoded by the coding sequence ATGCCCGCTGGTATTATCATTGTTGGATTAGGGCCTGGTGACAGCCAGCATTGGACCCAGGCCGCTGCGACCATTTTACATCAGGCCGATAAAATTTACCTACGCACCAGCCATCATCCCAGCCTGGCCAACATCACGGCCCAAACTCACAGTTTTGATGACCTATTCGGAGAAAAGGATTTTGATCAAACCCTCAATCAAATTGCCGCCGAAATTGTGCGGCAAGGGCAGCGTGACGGAGCAGTTGTTTACGCTGTGCCCGGCCACCCAGAGATAGACGAGCCAAGCGTACCCCATATCCTCGCTCTGGCCAAAACCAAGCAAATCCCCGTGACCGTTGTCCCCGGCTTGAGTTTACTCGACGCTGCTCGCGCCGTTTTGAAGTTGCCGGGCCGCTTACAGATTGTTGAGGCAGCAGAAGTGGCCCGGTTACACCATCCGCCCCTGGCTCCTGACCACCCGGCCTTGATCATGCGCTTGCACCGGCCCAGCCTGGCAGTAAAAGTTAAGCAGACGCTGCTGAATGTTTATCCTGACGATCTGGTCGTCACTCTGATCCAATTCACAGGCGCCCAGGCCGGGCAGAAACAACCCCTGGAGTTGGTCAAAAACAACTCCTCGGCCTTGTCCGCGTCTGACAAACCCCAAGAGCAGAATTATCTCCACACAAGATCCCTGCCCCTGGCCGAATTGGAGCGGCACATTCCATTTGACGGCCAAACTATTCTCTACCTGCCGGCCGACGCGGCCAACGCCAGTTTCACCACTTTACAAGAGACCGTTGCCCATCTCCGCGCCCCAGAGGAGGGGTGTCCCTGGGATCAAAAACAAACACACCAAAGCCTGCGCCCCTTTTTGCTGGAAGAAACCTACGAAGTTTTGGAAACGCTGGACGCGAACGAGCCAATGGCCCTGGCCGAAGAATTGGGCGATCTGCTTTTGCAGATTATGCTGCATACTCAAATTGCCACCGACACAGGCGAGTTCAAAATGGGGACGGTGATTGACCACATTAATTGCAAATTGGTGCGACGCCATCCGCATGTTTTTGGCCGGGTGGTGGTGAAGGGGGCGGAGGAGGTGGCCGTCAATTGGGAAGCCATCAAACAGGCCGAAAAAAATGCCAAAGGCCAGCCGGCTCAAGCCCCTTCCGCTTTGGACGGCGTTCCCCCCGCCTTGCCGGCCCTGACCCAGGCCCTTTCCATTTCCAAACGGGCGGTGCGGGCCGGTTTTGAGTGGCCCAACATTGAAGGCGTGCTGGAGCATCTCATTGAGGAAGCCAGGGAAGTTACGGAAGCCAACAACCCCATTCACCTTGAGGCAGAAATTGGCGATTTGCTGTTCAGCCTGGTCAACCTGGCCCGCTGGCGGAACATTGACCCCGAGAGCGCCCTGCGCGGCACGAACGCCCGTTTCACCCGCCGGTTTAAAAAAATGGAAGCCCTGGCCGCCGAAAAAGATAAAAACCTGCCCGATCTATCACCGACAGAAATGCAAACCCTGTGGAATGAGGCCAAACGTTATGAATCATAA
- a CDS encoding winged-helix domain-containing protein, whose amino-acid sequence MSMHILLIENNNLNQAESLVSVLENQACQIVVAHTPETAAKKVDTLWPNLIVFNPTNCRQRLSSFQNAIDKVNLNIPYIIVGDEDQAFTKTTVASIFVAPGNPDQLARGIEKAAAGQKDRFIRFPKLIVDCQRRQILCDNKRHHLTPKELKLLHLLIEYQNQDLSRKTIMKEVWETDYMGDTRTLDVHIRWLREKIEENPSRPQYLVTIRGIGYRLIVHPE is encoded by the coding sequence ATGAGCATGCATATTCTGCTTATTGAAAACAATAATTTGAATCAGGCCGAGTCTTTGGTTTCAGTGTTGGAAAACCAAGCTTGCCAGATAGTTGTGGCGCATACCCCTGAAACGGCAGCCAAAAAGGTGGACACCCTATGGCCAAATCTCATTGTTTTCAATCCGACCAATTGTCGCCAAAGACTTTCCAGCTTTCAAAATGCCATAGATAAAGTTAACCTGAATATCCCCTACATTATTGTCGGTGATGAAGACCAGGCGTTTACCAAAACAACCGTTGCCTCAATTTTTGTTGCGCCCGGCAATCCTGATCAATTGGCCAGGGGAATTGAAAAAGCCGCTGCCGGGCAAAAGGACCGTTTTATTCGTTTTCCCAAACTTATTGTTGATTGTCAGCGGCGACAGATTCTGTGTGACAACAAGAGACATCACCTGACCCCCAAAGAACTTAAGCTGCTGCATTTGTTGATTGAATATCAGAACCAGGATTTAAGCCGTAAAACGATCATGAAAGAAGTGTGGGAAACAGATTATATGGGCGACACGCGCACCCTTGATGTTCATATTCGTTGGCTGCGGGAGAAGATTGAAGAAAATCCCAGCCGTCCCCAATATCTGGTGACCATTCGCGGGATTGGGTATCGCCTTATTGTGCATCCTGAATAA
- the tilS gene encoding tRNA lysidine(34) synthetase TilS, producing the protein MTASLAEKIAQFCQKNDLLGQKDKIVIGVSGGPDSLCLFHLLQNLSSALKLTLTIAHLNHQLRANQSQADEEFVREIAARWQLPIFVETCPVAHLAAQRHQSIEEAARQARYAFLWRVAERVGANKIAVGHNADDQVETVLMHFLRGAGLPGLRGMLPAMDISGLRLPGGDIPDKPSLPAPVLIRPLLETTRGEVEAYCHAHNLLPRRDLSNQDTTFFRNRLRHELIPLLEAYNPNIRAVLQRTAKVVAAEVEFLQAHVEEAWQHIIKSGSLDPVETGKIEIDLANWLALPLALKRATLRRAVQILRRGLRNINFEHIETALVIVEAGQTGAKATLPQGLMLTVGAHSFTVADTNRPSSLFFDQPYLARNEVFPLQIPGVTRLTLSNWQLKAELLVGEKINFQRIHQSGPWEAYLDADVVSRQPVLRPRRPGDIFCPLGLGGSHQKLNEFMINEKIPADRRDYIPLLVANNQILWVCGYRPDERARVQAATPRVLYLKFEPV; encoded by the coding sequence GTGACTGCTTCCCTGGCCGAAAAAATAGCCCAATTTTGCCAAAAAAACGACCTCCTGGGCCAAAAAGATAAAATTGTTATTGGCGTATCCGGCGGCCCCGACTCGTTATGCCTGTTTCACCTGCTGCAAAACCTATCGTCTGCTTTAAAATTAACCCTCACTATTGCCCATCTTAATCACCAACTCCGCGCCAACCAGTCCCAAGCCGACGAAGAATTTGTGCGAGAAATAGCCGCCCGCTGGCAATTGCCCATTTTTGTGGAAACTTGCCCTGTGGCCCATTTGGCGGCCCAACGCCACCAGTCCATTGAGGAAGCGGCGCGGCAGGCGCGGTATGCTTTTTTATGGAGGGTGGCCGAACGGGTAGGGGCCAATAAAATTGCGGTGGGGCACAATGCCGACGACCAGGTGGAAACCGTGCTCATGCATTTTTTGCGAGGCGCCGGTCTGCCCGGGCTGCGGGGCATGTTACCGGCGATGGACATATCCGGCTTGCGCCTGCCCGGCGGCGACATTCCAGATAAACCATCTTTGCCCGCGCCCGTGCTGATCCGGCCCTTATTGGAAACGACGCGGGGAGAGGTTGAAGCTTATTGCCACGCGCACAATCTCTTGCCGCGCCGGGACCTTTCAAATCAGGATACAACCTTCTTTCGCAATCGCCTGCGGCATGAACTCATTCCTTTATTGGAGGCTTATAATCCCAATATCCGCGCCGTGCTTCAGCGGACGGCCAAAGTGGTGGCGGCTGAGGTTGAGTTTTTGCAGGCGCACGTTGAGGAAGCCTGGCAACATATTATTAAAAGCGGCTCACTTGATCCGGTAGAGACCGGAAAAATTGAGATAGATTTAGCCAATTGGTTGGCCTTACCCCTGGCCCTAAAACGGGCCACTTTGCGCCGGGCGGTTCAAATTCTGCGTCGGGGGTTGCGCAATATAAATTTTGAGCATATTGAAACCGCTCTGGTCATTGTTGAAGCAGGCCAAACCGGGGCAAAAGCTACCTTGCCCCAGGGACTGATGCTAACGGTTGGCGCTCATAGCTTTACCGTTGCTGACACAAACAGACCCTCTTCTCTTTTTTTTGACCAACCTTATCTGGCCCGGAATGAAGTATTTCCTTTACAAATACCCGGCGTTACCCGTTTAACCTTGAGCAATTGGCAATTAAAGGCTGAATTGTTGGTTGGTGAAAAGATCAATTTTCAGCGTATTCACCAGAGCGGGCCGTGGGAGGCTTATCTGGACGCCGATGTAGTGAGCCGGCAGCCCGTTTTGCGCCCTCGCCGGCCCGGTGACATTTTCTGCCCGCTGGGTTTGGGAGGAAGTCATCAAAAACTCAATGAATTTATGATCAATGAGAAAATCCCCGCCGACCGGCGCGACTATATCCCGTTATTGGTTGCCAATAACCAGATTCTTTGGGTCTGTGGTTACCGCCCCGACGAACGGGCGCGGGTGCAGGCTGCCACGCCGCGTGTTTTGTACCTAAAATTTGAGCCGGTTTGA